The following coding sequences lie in one Trichoderma breve strain T069 chromosome 1, whole genome shotgun sequence genomic window:
- a CDS encoding alpha/beta hydrolase family domain-containing protein, whose product MAVTPSSKPHIFVIPGAYHPGSTFNLFIQSLEAAGFSAETTTNRSAGNAGITVQDDVAHVQSLLIPQIDEGKDIVVVAHSYGGVVGSGVIAGLDKRSREARGLKGGVIGIICIAALMTAPEKSILEMRGGGAWSPWVDTSKLETEGVTYTRNEIETFYHDVSPELAKTMIASLTSQSGLSVQSKPAAVGWLDNVYDGRRAYIRCLQDGALPLAAQDGLLAQSGVEWIIRSLEASHSPYLSMPDELTTVVAEIIAEFAKS is encoded by the exons ATGGCTGTAACTCCGTCTTCTAAGCCACACATCTTTGTCATTCCTGGAGCCTATCACCCAGGTTCCACTTTCAACCTATTCATTCAATCACTCGAGGCGGCAGGATTCTCTGCTGAAACTACCACAAACCGCAGTGCCGGCAACGCAGGCATCACCGTACAAGACGACGTAGCACACGTGCAATCTCTACTCATCCCTCAGATCGACGAGGGTAAAGATATTGTGGTCGTCGCTCATTCGTATGGCGGTGTGGTTGGATCGGGAGTCATTGCAGGTTTGgacaaaagaagcagagaagctCGAGGTTTGAAGGGAGGCGTCATCGGGATCATTTGCATCGCGGCTCTTATGACCGCACCGGAGAAGTCGATTCTTGAGATGAGGGGTGGGGGGGCGTGGTCACCATGGGTTGATACAAGTAAA CTCGAAACCGAAGGCGTCACATACACGAGGAACGAGATAGAGACGTTTTACCACGACGTCTCTCCCGAACTAGCCAAAACCATGATAGCAAGTTTAACGTCACAGTCTGGGCTGTCAGTGCAATCGAAACCTGCTGCAGTTGGCTGGCTAGATAATGTGTATGATGGCCGTCGCGCGTACATTCGCTGTCTTCAGGATGGCGCGTTGCCTCTTGCGGCGCAGGATGGCTTGCTTGCTCAGTCGGGGGTCGAATGGATCATCAGGTCCTTGGAGGCTTCGCATAGTCCATACTTGTCGATGCCGGATGAGTTGACGACAGTGGTGGCGGAGATAATAGCGGAGTTTGCAAAGAGCTGA